A window of Desulfovibrio desulfuricans DSM 642 contains these coding sequences:
- a CDS encoding MerR family transcriptional regulator: MNSQRYTISEMSETSNISKKALRFYDKLGLITPRLRGANNYRYYTHEDVLSVPPLKYYKQMGFRLEEIRAAFDADSNASLRALREMFTTKMEDLRQEEDVLRLRSASIHDWLELLHEAEMVLDNDLRQVSVKYVPPQNLLFHDEVFSLDIKSTIINMGFTNYVESLDNNIAGPVIVHFSSVDDRLKKVEQPIQVLQRPMRPCKPELMQTLGGVLMASCYHIGPYETISDTYRKLQRWCASNSYVHASDAFERYVTDYWTTNNEALFVTEVLVRVRRPNDTFV, from the coding sequence ATGAATTCTCAGCGCTACACCATAAGCGAAATGAGTGAGACTTCGAATATTTCAAAAAAGGCCCTGCGTTTTTACGACAAGCTGGGCCTCATCACGCCTCGCCTGCGCGGAGCCAACAACTACCGCTATTACACGCATGAAGATGTGCTCTCCGTGCCGCCTCTCAAATATTACAAGCAGATGGGATTCCGGCTTGAAGAAATCCGCGCGGCCTTTGATGCGGACAGCAACGCCTCGCTGCGGGCACTGCGCGAGATGTTTACTACCAAGATGGAAGACCTGCGGCAGGAAGAAGACGTGCTGCGTTTGCGCTCGGCCTCCATCCATGACTGGCTTGAGCTGCTGCACGAGGCGGAAATGGTACTGGATAACGACCTGCGGCAGGTCTCGGTCAAATATGTTCCGCCGCAGAACCTGCTGTTTCATGACGAGGTGTTCTCTCTGGACATCAAGTCCACCATCATCAATATGGGTTTCACCAATTATGTTGAATCGCTGGACAATAATATTGCCGGGCCGGTCATTGTCCATTTTTCTTCGGTAGACGACAGGCTGAAAAAGGTGGAGCAGCCCATACAGGTTTTGCAGCGCCCCATGCGCCCCTGCAAGCCGGAGCTGATGCAGACGCTTGGGGGCGTGCTCATGGCAAGCTGCTACCACATAGGCCCTTACGAAACCATCAGCGACACCTACCGCAAGCTGCAACGCTGGTGTGCATCCAACAGCTATGTGCATGCATCGGATGCGTTTGAACGGTATGTCACCGATTACTGGACAACCAACAATGAAGCGCTTTTTGTGACCGAAGTCCTAGTGCGGGTGCGCCGCCCCAACGACACATTCGTTTAG
- a CDS encoding sigma-54 interaction domain-containing protein, with amino-acid sequence MLSSPPVPPINVEKSYRRLLNHLPGMAYRCRVLNIDAPESDYLQYELEFVSRGSYELLGVPAEDMVLDHHNTIELMTHPDDLGPSRKAIRDSIVAHEPYQVMYRLLLPSGRVKWLWDQGEGVYDDSGVLRYLEGLIMDVSEQKFQEMALREENRELRTSVINLYGLGNIVGKSEPMRRVYSQILKAAETDSNVIIYGETGCGKDLAAKSIHEYSGRKGRYVPVNCGAIPEQLLESEFFGHVKGAFSGAHANKEGYIGAANGGTLFLDEIGELPLHLQVKLLRAIENKMYTPVGGNTPKESSFRLIAATNQDLSKMVREKTMRSDFYYRVNVLSITLPPLRERHGDIALLVEAWLEKRALNLILPPHVRLAVEQYDWPGNVRELHNFLDRYLAFGDEALLSLGDAGRADLLLNTPQGISLDQAVLQLEERMIRQALEKCRWHRGKAAEELGLNLRTLQRKMRRMSGGSEKLQG; translated from the coding sequence ATGCTTTCATCGCCCCCAGTTCCCCCCATTAACGTGGAAAAAAGCTATCGCCGCTTGCTCAATCACCTGCCCGGCATGGCCTATCGCTGCCGCGTTCTCAATATCGACGCGCCGGAAAGTGATTATCTCCAGTATGAACTGGAGTTTGTAAGCCGTGGCAGCTACGAGTTGCTGGGGGTGCCAGCCGAAGACATGGTGCTTGACCACCACAACACCATTGAACTGATGACCCACCCCGATGACCTCGGCCCCAGCCGCAAAGCCATCCGCGACAGTATTGTCGCCCACGAGCCGTATCAGGTCATGTACCGGCTTTTGCTGCCCTCAGGGCGCGTCAAGTGGCTGTGGGATCAAGGGGAAGGCGTGTACGATGATTCGGGCGTTCTGCGATATCTTGAAGGCCTGATCATGGACGTGAGTGAGCAGAAATTTCAGGAAATGGCCCTGCGCGAAGAAAATCGAGAGCTGCGTACCTCTGTTATCAATCTTTACGGCCTGGGCAACATTGTGGGCAAAAGCGAGCCCATGCGCCGCGTATACAGCCAGATTCTCAAGGCGGCAGAAACAGATTCAAACGTCATCATTTACGGTGAAACCGGCTGCGGCAAAGACCTTGCCGCCAAGAGTATTCATGAATACAGCGGGCGCAAGGGCCGCTATGTGCCGGTAAACTGCGGCGCAATCCCCGAGCAACTGCTGGAGAGCGAATTTTTCGGGCATGTGAAGGGGGCGTTCTCCGGCGCGCATGCCAATAAAGAGGGCTACATAGGCGCGGCCAACGGCGGTACGCTGTTTCTGGACGAAATAGGCGAACTGCCGCTGCACCTTCAGGTCAAGCTGCTCAGGGCCATTGAAAACAAAATGTACACCCCCGTGGGCGGCAATACGCCCAAGGAATCCTCCTTCCGCCTCATTGCCGCAACCAATCAGGATCTCTCAAAAATGGTGCGCGAAAAAACCATGCGCTCCGATTTTTATTACCGCGTCAACGTGCTTTCCATCACCCTGCCGCCCCTGCGCGAACGCCACGGCGACATTGCCCTGCTGGTGGAGGCGTGGCTTGAAAAGCGCGCCCTGAACCTTATTCTGCCGCCCCATGTGCGGCTGGCTGTGGAGCAGTACGACTGGCCCGGCAACGTGCGTGAGCTGCACAACTTTCTTGACCGGTACCTTGCCTTTGGCGACGAGGCGCTTCTTTCGCTGGGGGATGCCGGGCGGGCCGACCTGCTGCTCAACACGCCCCAGGGCATCAGCCTTGATCAGGCCGTACTGCAACTTGAAGAACGCATGATCCGGCAGGCGCTTGAAAAGTGCCGCTGGCACAGGGGCAAAGCCGCGGAAGAACTGGGGCTGAACCTGCGCACCCTGCAACGCAAAATGCGCAGAATGTCCGGGGGGAGTGAAAAACTGCAAGGCTAG
- a CDS encoding alkaline phosphatase family protein, which produces MAAKAKRAALIGYDCLIPKRLEVMLAQGGLDNFRKFMQEGSYIPEGFNLPTVTPPSWATICTGAWPRTHGVEDYYYYHEGRSLDYKETSQAFGSSILTAETIWDAWDKAGKKCLVVNYPMSWPSKMQHGVMIMGEGLSPAETRWPLHGNEHKEYLCSESVISTDFYPMGSQGTFDDAEGWANLPEGEEPLEMNVRMHFKEAIEPLEDQTWHCLVWQSGDEGYDRMALCPEKDYAKAFFTIQLGQWSEPAQHDFVVKADGRTEKGVLRAKLMQLSDDAEEFKLYISGIAGRCGFIAPAEAAAQIDFTKHITANDIGLVAYLHGIIDTDTVCELVDFHSAWLWNTIESLIKANADWDLFYMHSHPIDWFYHGWLSELDSTDDAVRTKAEKMERYIYEVEDRLLGRLMDIMGDETVMCVCSDHGATPLGPILNTAHALKEAGLCSYEPKKSENYWDIYEETEGFNYVLDVSKSLAVPQRYMFVYVNLKGRYPGGIVEQEDYENVRDRIINALLDYKHPDTGDRPVLLAVRKEDAHVFGMGGAQAGDVVYVLKPEYMAEHGYGLPTGESGCGSLKNLLMFRGPNIRKGYRYTRPRWLADIVPTFCYITGNPVPADAEGAPIYQIMENPNLVD; this is translated from the coding sequence ATGGCTGCAAAAGCAAAGCGCGCCGCCCTTATAGGTTACGACTGCCTTATTCCTAAAAGGCTTGAAGTAATGCTCGCTCAGGGGGGGCTCGATAACTTCAGAAAGTTCATGCAGGAGGGCAGCTACATTCCCGAAGGTTTCAATCTGCCTACGGTCACTCCGCCGTCCTGGGCCACTATCTGCACGGGCGCATGGCCCCGCACCCACGGCGTGGAAGACTACTATTACTATCATGAAGGCCGCAGCCTTGATTACAAGGAAACCTCGCAGGCTTTCGGTTCCAGCATCCTCACCGCAGAGACCATCTGGGACGCGTGGGACAAAGCTGGAAAGAAGTGCCTCGTGGTCAACTACCCCATGTCCTGGCCGTCCAAAATGCAGCACGGCGTCATGATCATGGGCGAGGGCCTCAGCCCCGCCGAAACGCGCTGGCCCCTGCATGGCAATGAGCACAAGGAATATTTGTGCTCTGAAAGCGTTATCTCCACAGATTTTTATCCCATGGGTTCCCAGGGCACCTTTGATGATGCCGAAGGCTGGGCCAACCTGCCGGAAGGCGAAGAACCCCTTGAAATGAACGTGCGTATGCACTTCAAGGAAGCCATCGAACCCCTGGAAGACCAGACCTGGCACTGCCTTGTGTGGCAGAGTGGCGATGAAGGCTATGACCGCATGGCCCTTTGCCCTGAAAAGGACTACGCCAAGGCCTTCTTTACCATCCAGCTTGGCCAGTGGAGCGAACCTGCCCAGCACGACTTTGTCGTGAAGGCCGATGGCCGCACCGAAAAGGGCGTGCTCCGCGCCAAGCTCATGCAGCTTTCTGACGATGCGGAAGAATTCAAGCTTTACATCTCGGGCATTGCTGGCCGTTGCGGTTTTATCGCCCCGGCTGAAGCCGCCGCGCAGATTGACTTCACCAAGCACATCACGGCCAACGATATTGGTCTGGTCGCCTATCTGCACGGCATTATTGATACCGACACCGTGTGCGAACTGGTGGACTTTCACAGCGCATGGCTCTGGAACACCATTGAGTCGCTTATCAAGGCCAATGCGGACTGGGATCTGTTCTACATGCATTCCCACCCCATTGACTGGTTCTATCACGGCTGGCTCAGCGAGCTGGACAGCACGGACGATGCGGTTCGTACCAAGGCCGAAAAGATGGAACGCTACATCTACGAAGTGGAAGACCGTCTGCTTGGACGTCTCATGGACATCATGGGCGATGAAACCGTCATGTGCGTATGCTCCGACCACGGTGCAACACCCCTTGGCCCCATCCTCAACACGGCCCACGCCCTCAAGGAAGCGGGTCTGTGCTCTTACGAACCCAAGAAGTCCGAGAACTACTGGGATATCTACGAGGAAACCGAAGGCTTCAACTACGTGCTTGATGTGAGCAAGTCGCTTGCCGTGCCGCAGCGCTACATGTTCGTGTACGTGAACCTGAAGGGCCGTTACCCCGGCGGCATTGTTGAGCAGGAAGACTACGAAAACGTGCGCGATCGCATCATCAACGCCCTGCTGGACTACAAGCATCCCGACACGGGCGACCGCCCCGTGCTGCTGGCAGTGCGCAAGGAAGACGCTCACGTGTTTGGCATGGGCGGCGCGCAGGCTGGCGATGTGGTGTACGTGCTCAAACCCGAATACATGGCCGAACACGGTTACGGTCTTCCCACCGGCGAATCCGGCTGCGGCAGCCTCAAGAACCTGCTCATGTTCCGCGGCCCCAACATCCGCAAGGGCTATCGTTATACCCGCCCGCGCTGGCTGGCCGACATTGTGCCCACCTTCTGCTACATCACGGGCAATCCTGTGCCCGCCGATGCCGAAGGCGCGCCCATTTACCAGATCATGGAAAACCCCAATCTGGTTGATTAA
- a CDS encoding OsmC family protein produces the protein MSHELSVSLCRRGGKVDLDMESGAFGVLTIDGEKIPPEERSGTAKKLLAASALYCYCAALDKALDTRNAKYDKIEARATLHTGTDDLGRGRVTGIDIDVTVHLDEEYEFIFDRVEKIMRQGCLVTGSLEAAFPVKYNLRLADDED, from the coding sequence ATGTCACATGAACTCAGTGTTTCTCTCTGCCGCCGCGGCGGCAAGGTGGATCTGGATATGGAGAGCGGCGCGTTTGGCGTGCTCACCATAGACGGCGAAAAGATTCCGCCCGAAGAACGTTCCGGCACGGCCAAAAAGCTCCTGGCCGCCTCAGCCCTGTACTGCTATTGCGCCGCTTTGGACAAGGCCCTGGATACGCGCAATGCCAAGTACGACAAAATCGAGGCCAGGGCCACGCTGCACACCGGCACCGATGATCTGGGCCGGGGCAGGGTAACGGGCATTGATATCGATGTTACCGTGCATCTGGATGAAGAGTACGAATTTATTTTTGACCGGGTGGAAAAGATCATGCGTCAAGGCTGCCTGGTCACGGGCTCGCTGGAGGCCGCCTTCCCCGTGAAGTACAACCTCAGGCTCGCCGACGACGAAGATTAG
- a CDS encoding DMT family transporter → MKGPSGNGPKSDRGACSTSARDAAYVRKGLFLAALTGVIFSLDGPILKQGLVKEPFSIPEFWLLAPLFAAGCHDISAACLSLVLNVAQGKGREVFRTFCSKPGKFCIMGAFMGAPLGMGGYLMGISLAGPAYALPISTLYPAIAAVLARFFLKERISARAMCGLALCVAGAFTVGWSAPQGGVGGQAFYLGLGFAFLAAFGWASEGVCVTAGMDFIEPVVALNVYQIVSSLLYVLVIVPAAFVLLERTRPGLNAADLLLQALASPGLPFCIAAGLVGCVSYRCWYTAMNMTGVCRAMALNVTYALWGILFSALFTNVTVTRNLVAGAVVIVAGIVLVVMQGKSGTALRLARERR, encoded by the coding sequence GTGAAAGGCCCTTCCGGCAACGGCCCGAAAAGCGACAGGGGCGCGTGTAGCACCTCTGCGCGGGATGCGGCATATGTACGCAAGGGGCTTTTTCTCGCTGCGCTGACCGGGGTAATTTTCAGTCTTGATGGCCCTATTCTGAAGCAGGGGCTGGTGAAAGAGCCGTTCAGCATACCTGAATTCTGGCTGTTGGCCCCCCTGTTTGCCGCAGGCTGTCACGACATTAGCGCGGCCTGTCTTTCTCTTGTTCTCAATGTGGCCCAGGGCAAAGGGCGGGAGGTGTTCCGCACCTTTTGCAGCAAGCCCGGCAAGTTTTGTATAATGGGCGCTTTTATGGGCGCTCCCCTCGGCATGGGGGGGTACCTGATGGGCATTTCGCTGGCAGGGCCAGCCTATGCCTTGCCCATTTCCACCCTGTATCCGGCAATTGCGGCGGTTCTGGCGCGCTTTTTTCTGAAAGAGCGCATTTCCGCAAGGGCCATGTGCGGCCTTGCGCTTTGCGTGGCGGGCGCGTTTACCGTGGGCTGGTCTGCACCGCAGGGCGGGGTGGGCGGTCAGGCCTTTTATCTGGGGCTGGGGTTCGCCTTTCTGGCCGCCTTTGGCTGGGCATCGGAAGGCGTGTGCGTAACGGCGGGCATGGATTTTATCGAGCCCGTCGTGGCTCTGAACGTCTATCAGATCGTTTCCAGCCTGCTGTATGTGCTGGTGATCGTGCCTGCGGCCTTTGTGCTGCTGGAGCGCACCCGGCCCGGTCTGAACGCGGCTGACCTGCTGCTGCAGGCCCTTGCCAGCCCCGGTTTGCCCTTTTGCATAGCCGCTGGCCTGGTGGGCTGCGTTTCGTACCGCTGCTGGTACACGGCCATGAACATGACCGGCGTATGCCGGGCCATGGCCCTGAACGTGACCTATGCCCTCTGGGGCATACTATTCAGCGCCCTTTTTACCAACGTTACCGTTACCCGTAATCTTGTGGCGGGCGCGGTGGTGATAGTGGCGGGCATTGTGCTGGTTGTCATGCAGGGCAAGAGCGGAACCGCCTTGCGCCTTGCTCGGGAGCGGCGGTGA
- a CDS encoding outer membrane homotrimeric porin yields MSLKRKTILSAAALALTLGLAFGQSAEAVDFKARGIWSMGFGVGDSSLTKDVTTNGAKQKANNSDQFVSRQRVLLFLDAIASENLMGSVQFKLGPQDWGRSGQGSALGADGTLVRVTQANMQWSVPQTDLKFKMGLQYLALPNAAGGSAVFDTQAAAVVGNYAFNKNVGLTALWMRPFNDNYQGGTYNNVISNDKASYLDNMDLFALSMPLTFDGISITPWVMPGMMGRNTGKFGAFTNYGLNDGSPATSLYPYLNKIGAGHGLNVTGVTNASKEYGTVFWAGLPVKVTALEPWNIEFDTNYGFVEQMGSFNVMRRNNANDVVHGSTQRQGWLAKALVEYKLDWGVPGVFGWYASGDDGNVKNGSERLPSVCAYGNFTSFMGDGNLGWSPNVNFMDKSLSYAGTWGFGAQIRDVSFLDRLTHTFRVAYWGGTNSPSMVKYMDHANAWDSTSNMFDGPYMTTNDGLLEFNVISSYKIYDNLEMNVELGYVANYMDSSTWNKSYQNFGSYSKQDAWKGQVVFQYKF; encoded by the coding sequence ATGTCTTTGAAACGGAAAACCATTCTTTCCGCAGCAGCTCTTGCGCTTACATTGGGGTTGGCGTTTGGGCAGTCTGCCGAAGCGGTGGATTTCAAGGCACGGGGCATCTGGTCGATGGGCTTTGGCGTGGGCGATTCCAGCCTGACCAAGGACGTGACGACCAATGGGGCAAAACAGAAAGCCAACAACTCTGACCAGTTTGTTTCGCGTCAGCGCGTCCTGCTTTTCCTTGACGCCATTGCTTCTGAAAACCTGATGGGCAGCGTGCAGTTCAAGCTTGGCCCGCAGGATTGGGGCAGATCCGGTCAGGGTTCCGCCCTTGGTGCGGACGGCACCCTGGTGCGCGTGACCCAGGCCAACATGCAGTGGTCGGTTCCGCAGACCGATCTGAAGTTCAAGATGGGCTTGCAGTATCTGGCCCTGCCCAACGCCGCTGGCGGCTCTGCGGTGTTTGACACCCAGGCTGCCGCTGTGGTTGGCAACTATGCCTTCAACAAAAACGTGGGCCTCACCGCCCTGTGGATGCGCCCCTTCAACGACAACTATCAGGGCGGCACCTACAACAACGTGATCAGCAACGACAAGGCCAGTTATCTTGATAACATGGACCTGTTTGCCCTGAGCATGCCCCTGACCTTTGACGGCATCAGCATCACCCCCTGGGTCATGCCCGGCATGATGGGCCGCAACACTGGCAAGTTTGGCGCGTTCACCAACTATGGGCTCAATGATGGCTCCCCCGCCACCTCCCTGTACCCCTACCTGAACAAGATCGGCGCGGGCCACGGCCTTAACGTGACCGGCGTGACCAATGCCTCCAAGGAATACGGCACCGTGTTCTGGGCTGGCCTGCCTGTTAAGGTTACGGCTCTGGAACCCTGGAACATTGAATTCGACACCAACTACGGCTTTGTAGAACAGATGGGCAGCTTCAACGTGATGCGCCGCAACAACGCCAACGATGTGGTTCACGGCAGCACCCAGCGCCAGGGCTGGCTGGCCAAGGCCCTTGTGGAATACAAGCTCGACTGGGGCGTGCCCGGCGTGTTCGGCTGGTACGCTTCCGGCGATGACGGCAACGTCAAGAACGGTTCCGAGCGCCTGCCTTCCGTATGTGCTTACGGCAACTTCACGTCCTTCATGGGCGATGGCAACCTCGGCTGGAGCCCCAACGTCAACTTCATGGACAAGTCCCTGTCCTACGCTGGCACCTGGGGCTTTGGCGCGCAGATCCGCGACGTCAGCTTCCTCGACAGGCTCACCCACACCTTCCGCGTGGCCTACTGGGGCGGCACCAACAGCCCCTCCATGGTCAAGTACATGGACCATGCCAATGCGTGGGATTCCACGTCCAACATGTTTGACGGCCCTTACATGACCACCAATGATGGCCTGCTGGAATTCAACGTGATTTCTTCCTACAAGATTTACGACAATCTTGAGATGAACGTTGAACTGGGCTACGTGGCCAACTACATGGACAGCAGCACCTGGAACAAGAGCTACCAGAACTTCGGCTCCTACTCCAAGCAGGACGCCTGGAAGGGTCAGGTGGTCTTCCAGTACAAGTTCTAA
- a CDS encoding ABC transporter ATP-binding protein has product MYGDLTVLDKVNFTIKRGELVCIVGPTGCGKTTFLNCMSKLTETTSGNIYIDGEVANPRKHNLAFVFQEPTALPWLTVEENVAYGMRIKKVPPKQLRERLDMILEMVGLEDTAKLYPNQVSASMMQRIAVARAFAVNPDLLLMDEPYGQLDVKLRFYLEDELVKLWQTLKSTVLFVTHNIEEAVYVADRILVLSPKPTKVRAEVVVDLPRPRDFRDPRFVELRRQVTDLIRWW; this is encoded by the coding sequence ATGTATGGGGATCTTACCGTTCTGGATAAGGTCAACTTTACCATCAAGCGCGGAGAGCTGGTTTGCATAGTCGGGCCTACGGGATGCGGCAAGACAACCTTTCTCAACTGCATGTCCAAACTTACGGAAACCACCTCCGGCAACATCTACATTGATGGTGAAGTGGCAAATCCGCGCAAGCATAACCTGGCCTTTGTGTTTCAGGAACCAACGGCCTTGCCGTGGCTTACCGTGGAAGAAAACGTGGCCTATGGCATGCGCATAAAAAAGGTTCCGCCCAAGCAGCTCAGGGAACGCCTTGATATGATCCTGGAGATGGTGGGTCTGGAAGATACGGCCAAGCTGTATCCCAACCAGGTTTCGGCCAGCATGATGCAGCGTATCGCCGTGGCGCGCGCCTTTGCCGTGAACCCTGATCTGCTGCTCATGGATGAGCCCTACGGCCAGCTTGACGTGAAGCTGCGCTTCTACCTTGAAGACGAGCTTGTGAAGCTGTGGCAGACCCTCAAGAGCACCGTGCTTTTTGTTACGCACAATATAGAAGAAGCCGTGTATGTGGCTGACCGCATCCTGGTGCTGAGCCCCAAGCCCACCAAGGTGAGGGCGGAAGTGGTTGTTGACCTGCCGCGCCCGAGGGATTTCAGGGATCCGCGTTTTGTCGAACTTCGCCGCCAGGTCACAGACCTCATCCGCTGGTGGTAG
- a CDS encoding BMC domain-containing protein, with protein MQYTGEEALGLIETLGMVPSIYGADSMLKAADVDLVGYENVGSTLVTIMVRGDVAAVKASVDAGAAAAASVGKLTATNVMPRPARGMSGIVRAHTLDEIQEDDPGLRALGMIETFGIVFLMEGADAMIKAADVELIGYENVASGYCSALVQGDVAAVQAAVAAGIKAVNNMGATVYSSAVIPTPHRRLVRLVRRYALS; from the coding sequence ATGCAGTATACAGGTGAAGAAGCCCTTGGCCTGATTGAAACTCTTGGCATGGTTCCGTCCATTTACGGCGCTGACAGCATGCTCAAAGCCGCAGATGTTGATCTTGTCGGCTACGAAAACGTTGGCTCCACGCTCGTTACCATCATGGTTCGGGGCGATGTGGCCGCAGTAAAGGCCTCTGTTGACGCTGGCGCCGCTGCTGCCGCCTCTGTGGGCAAGCTTACGGCCACCAACGTCATGCCCCGCCCCGCGCGCGGTATGAGCGGCATTGTCCGTGCGCATACGCTGGACGAAATACAGGAAGACGACCCCGGTCTGCGCGCCCTGGGCATGATTGAAACCTTCGGCATTGTCTTTCTTATGGAAGGCGCGGACGCCATGATCAAGGCCGCCGACGTGGAACTGATCGGCTACGAAAACGTGGCCTCCGGTTACTGCTCCGCCCTGGTGCAGGGCGATGTGGCCGCTGTGCAGGCCGCCGTGGCCGCTGGCATCAAGGCCGTGAACAATATGGGCGCTACCGTTTACAGCTCCGCTGTGATCCCCACGCCCCACCGTCGTCTTGTCAGGCTTGTAAGGCGCTACGCCCTGAGCTGA
- the gcvH gene encoding glycine cleavage system protein GcvH, with protein MKDLDQLALPENLRYTDEHVWLCVEGETATVGISDFAQDQLGEIAFVDLPAVGTTYKNGQEFGTVESLKSVNALFMPVAGSVLEVNETLESTPTLVNAKPYNEGWMLRIRMDDPAEAATLADSAAYLNLLRKG; from the coding sequence ATGAAAGATCTTGACCAATTGGCTTTGCCCGAAAACCTGCGCTATACCGACGAACACGTGTGGCTGTGCGTGGAAGGCGAAACCGCCACCGTAGGCATCAGCGACTTTGCCCAGGATCAGCTTGGCGAGATCGCTTTTGTTGATCTGCCCGCCGTGGGTACAACATACAAAAACGGTCAGGAATTCGGCACCGTTGAATCGCTGAAGTCCGTCAACGCCCTGTTCATGCCTGTTGCCGGGTCAGTGCTTGAAGTGAATGAAACGCTGGAAAGCACGCCCACCCTCGTCAATGCCAAGCCCTACAACGAAGGCTGGATGCTGCGCATCCGTATGGACGACCCTGCCGAGGCTGCAACTCTGGCCGACAGCGCCGCCTACCTCAACCTTTTGCGCAAGGGCTAA
- the lpdA gene encoding dihydrolipoyl dehydrogenase — translation MSDQKKSMIVVGGGPGGYTAAFAAAKAGMAVTLVECAELGGTCLNNGCIPTKTIKSSAEALEIAQQAVQFGVKIEGGVSIDPQAVYERKERVCATLRSGLEKTCAALGVTLVRGKGRLLCGGAVEVTGNGASSSLSADYVILATGSHPVNLPGLTADHKRILTSDDALKLTHVPASIIIVGGGVIGCELACIYRAFGSAVTVIEGQDRILPLPSVDADISTLLQREMKKRRIACELGQTLTHVRVDENGVSGVLAPSPFVSGAPARPERPISAEMVLVSVGRASMTAGLGLKEAGVATDERGWIRADEYMRTSLPGVYAIGDALGPARVMLAHVAAAEALCAVNDCLTGGKGAPMDYRFVPSAIFTSPEIGCVGMSEQQARDAGYEVKTSVVQVRELGKAQAMGALPGFCKLVADASDGTLLGAHMAGAHATDLIAETTLALRMGASINDIATTIHAHPTLAEAIGDAALRMEEE, via the coding sequence ATGTCCGACCAGAAAAAAAGCATGATCGTTGTGGGCGGCGGCCCTGGCGGTTACACGGCGGCTTTTGCGGCCGCCAAGGCCGGAATGGCCGTAACCCTCGTGGAGTGCGCCGAACTTGGCGGCACCTGCCTCAACAATGGTTGCATACCCACCAAGACTATCAAGTCGTCTGCGGAAGCGCTGGAGATTGCCCAGCAGGCGGTGCAGTTCGGCGTCAAGATTGAAGGCGGCGTCAGCATTGACCCGCAGGCCGTCTACGAGCGCAAGGAGCGCGTTTGCGCCACCCTGCGTTCGGGCCTTGAAAAGACCTGCGCCGCCCTGGGCGTAACCCTGGTGCGCGGCAAGGGGCGTCTGCTTTGCGGCGGCGCGGTGGAGGTGACCGGCAACGGCGCAAGCTCCAGTCTTTCAGCGGATTACGTCATATTGGCAACGGGTTCGCATCCTGTGAACCTGCCGGGCCTGACAGCCGACCACAAGCGCATTCTCACCAGCGACGATGCTCTCAAGCTCACGCATGTGCCTGCCTCCATCATCATTGTGGGTGGCGGCGTCATTGGCTGCGAGCTGGCCTGCATCTATCGGGCTTTTGGCTCCGCTGTCACAGTGATTGAAGGGCAGGACAGGATATTGCCCCTGCCTTCGGTGGATGCCGACATCAGCACCTTGCTCCAGCGCGAGATGAAAAAGCGCCGCATTGCCTGCGAACTCGGGCAAACGCTCACCCATGTGCGCGTGGATGAAAACGGCGTCAGCGGCGTGCTTGCGCCATCGCCCTTTGTGAGCGGCGCGCCCGCGAGGCCCGAACGCCCCATCAGCGCCGAGATGGTGCTTGTTTCTGTGGGCCGCGCCTCCATGACCGCCGGGCTTGGCCTCAAGGAAGCCGGTGTTGCCACGGACGAACGCGGCTGGATACGCGCTGATGAATACATGCGCACATCCCTGCCCGGCGTGTATGCCATTGGCGATGCCCTTGGCCCTGCGCGCGTCATGCTGGCCCATGTGGCGGCCGCCGAGGCTCTTTGCGCCGTTAACGACTGCCTGACCGGCGGCAAGGGCGCTCCCATGGATTACCGTTTTGTACCTTCGGCCATCTTCACCTCGCCGGAAATCGGCTGCGTGGGTATGAGCGAGCAGCAGGCGCGCGATGCGGGCTATGAGGTTAAAACCTCAGTTGTGCAGGTGCGCGAACTTGGCAAGGCTCAGGCAATGGGCGCGCTGCCCGGCTTCTGCAAGCTGGTGGCGGATGCCAGCGACGGCACCCTGCTGGGCGCGCACATGGCTGGCGCGCACGCCACCGACCTTATTGCCGAAACAACTCTGGCTTTGCGCATGGGCGCTTCCATCAACGACATAGCCACCACCATTCACGCCCACCCCACGCTGGCCGAAGCCATTGGCGACGCTGCCCTGCGTATGGAAGAGGAGTAG